Proteins found in one Muntiacus reevesi chromosome 2, mMunRee1.1, whole genome shotgun sequence genomic segment:
- the PROKR2 gene encoding prokineticin receptor 2, whose translation MAAQNGNASFPTNFSIPQEHASSLPFNFSYGDYDLPLDEDEDMTKTQTFFAAKIVIGVALVGIMLTCGIGNFVFITALTRYKKLRNLTNLLIANLAISDFLVAIICCPFEMDYYVVHQLSWEHGHVLCASINYLRTVSLYVSTNALLAIAIDRYLAIVHPLKPRMNYQTASFLIALVWIISILISIPSAYFTKETVLFIVKNQKKIFCGQVWPVDQQLYYKSYFLFVFGIEFLGPVVTMTLCYARISQELWFKEVPGFQTEQIRKRLRCRRKTVLVLMCILTAYVLCWAPFYGFTIVRDFFPTVFVKEKHYLTAFYVVECIAMSNSMINTVCFVTVKNTTIKYFKKMLLLHRRPSHHGSKSSADLDLKTSRLPATEEVDCIRLK comes from the exons ATGGCAGCCCAGAATGGAAATGCTAGTTTTCCAACCAACTTCAGTATACCCCAAGAAcatgcctcctccctccccttcaaCTTCAGTTATGGTGATTATGACCTCCCTCTGGATGAGGATGAGGATATGACCAAGACTCAGAccttctttgcagccaagatcGTTATTGGGGTGGCACTTGTGGGTATCATGCTGACTTGTGGTATTGGCAACTTTGTCTTTATCACTGCCCTCACCCGCTATAAAAAGCTGCGCAACCTCACCAACCTGCTTATTGCTAACCTGGCCATCTCCGACTTCCTGGTAGCCATCATCTGCTGCCCCTTTGAGATGGACTACTACGTGGTGCACCAGCTCTCCTGGGAGCACGGCCATGTGCTCTGTGCCTCTATCAACTACCTGCGCACCGTCTCGCTCTACGTCTCCACCAACGCCCTGCTGGCCATTGCTATTGACAG aTATCTCGCTATCGTTCACCCCTTGAAACCACGAATGAATTATCAAACAGCCTCCTTCCTGATCGCTTTGGTCTGGATAATATCCATTCTCATCTCCATCCCGTCAGCTTACTTCACAAAGGAAACCGTCCTCTTCATTGtcaaaaaccagaaaaagatctTCTGCGGCCAGGTCTGGCCAGTGGACCAGCAGCTCTACTATAAATCCTACTTCCTCTTTGTCTTTGGCATCGAATTCCTGGGCCCCGTGGTCACCATGACCCTGTGCTATGCCAGAATCTCCCAGGAGCTCTGGTTCAAAGAGGTCCCGGGGTTCCAGACTGAGCAGATCCGGAAGCGGCTGCGCTGCCGCCGGAAGACGGTACTGGTACTCATGTGTATCCTCACGGCCTATGTTCTGTGCTGGGCGCCCTTCTATGGCTTCACAATCGTGCGCGACTTCTTCCCCACTGTGTTCGTGAAGGAAAAGCATTACCTCACAGCCTTTTACGTTGTGGAGTGCATCGCCATGAGCAACAGCATGATCAACACCGTGTGCTTCGTGACAGTGAAGAACACCACCATTAAGTACTTCAAGAAAATGCTGCTGCTCCACCGGCGGCCCTCCCACCATGGGAGTAAGTCCAGTGCTGACCTCGACCTCAAAACCAGCCGCCTGCCGGCCACGGAGGAGGTGGATTGTATCAGGCTGAAGTGA